The region CGACAGCAATatgtgttctttctcctcctcaaaaCTGTATTTTCCCAGAACAAGTTCCCTTTGGGAGTGACTGCCAGTTCTTTGTATTACTTCTCCTGAGAACATCTATCACCAAAAACTTTTTTCAATCatttctctcaaaataccttactCACTTCAGCTTAATCTTTGTTTAGAAGTAAAACTCGTTGTCCATATCACTCTGAATTCCAGAATTAAACCCATTTTTCATTGACATTTCTTACAGAATGGATCAGCCTCaggtttcttttatctttgcacCTAAAATCTTGAAACTCCAGAGCCACATGGCTGTGGTCTATCGTTGCATGTGGTCTCTCGTTGACCGGCCTACAGTATAAACAGCACCATCTTTCCCTTTTGTTATATGTCTGAGACTATTAATATGGAGACATGAAAACAATCACACATTGGGAAGGAATGTTATTGAAATTAGAAAGTAGactgcctccatcccaggaagACATGCTCTGCTTCTAGATATCCTAGAAATGACTATGGCAGAGGGAATTGAATACCCAGTAGGGACACTGTGTAAGTTGTGCGGGGAATCTGAGCTCCCATACAGCTGCTCAGGTGACATGTGCTTTTTCTGATCGCTAGGTGTGTACTCTGTGTCTGCAGGACACTCAGTAAGAGGGAATTGTGATTTTGGCCCCAGTGATGTTATGTTGTTTTCTGGTCACCAATTACTGGATAACTGAGGCCTTGCTTTCTTCCCTCAGCCCATGGAGCTATACGCAGAAGGATGCAGTGCCAGAAGATGGATGGTCGCTGTGAAGTTGAGTGCCTTTCCTTTGAAGATAAGGTTGGGGGCTGTAGAGCTGAACTGACACCACTTTgctgcaaaaaaaggaagaataattaaaAGCCAAGCAGGAGCTACAGAAAGTGAGAAGCAAAGATCCTCTGGCTGTGAGCTCCATGTGGCAAACATCCCTGGATTTTTTCTCTTGACCTCCAACATGGGCATTCTATGAATGAAGCTGTCAAT is a window of Vulpes vulpes isolate BD-2025 chromosome 7, VulVul3, whole genome shotgun sequence DNA encoding:
- the LOC140599510 gene encoding beta-defensin 107A-like; this translates as MSGAMRIFFFVSAALILLAHIFSAHGAIRRRMQCQKMDGRCEVECLSFEDKVGGCRAELTPLCCKKRKNN